DNA sequence from the Pseudomonas fluorescens Q2-87 genome:
ATTCCACGGATGACAGCGACCTAAACGACGAAAGGTCAGCCAGCCACCGCGCAGAAGGCCATGATTTTCTATGGCTTCGTACGCGTAGCAGGAACAGCTGGGGTAGAAACGACAGTGACTGGCCATCAAAGGACTAATGGCATAGCGATAAAACTGGATCGGAACGAGTGCCAGTTTACGCATCGGGACTGTCTACCCCTACAGTTTCGGTGTTGACTGCTGGTACTGGCTTGCTGCGTGCCAGACGCTTCCAGAGCTTGCCGAAATGCTGAATCAATTCGGGGTTTTCTACATCACCCAAACCTTTGCGCGCGACGATAACGATGTCCCATCCGACCAGTGAATCCTGGTTCAGGCGAAACGATTCGCGCATCAGACGTTTGAGGCGATTGCGCTCAACGGAGAGCTTGACGCTCTTTTTCCCGATAACCAGCCCTAGTCGGGGGTGATCGAGATCGTTGTTGCGCGCAAGGAGCAGGAGATTTTTCCCCGGAACCTTGCCGGTAGGGGAGTCAAAGACTGCCTTGAAATGCCGGGGTGTAAGCAGACGCTTTTCCCGACTGAAGTCCTGACTCACCTCCAGTGCCGGATTATCAAACTGCCAGACGCGCACGACCTTTGGCGCGACGACGCG
Encoded proteins:
- the yidD gene encoding membrane protein insertion efficiency factor YidD — its product is MRKLALVPIQFYRYAISPLMASHCRFYPSCSCYAYEAIENHGLLRGGWLTFRRLGRCHPWNPGGYDPVPPIPTSRSSSMAE
- the rnpA gene encoding ribonuclease P protein component, yielding MSQDFSREKRLLTPRHFKAVFDSPTGKVPGKNLLLLARNNDLDHPRLGLVIGKKSVKLSVERNRLKRLMRESFRLNQDSLVGWDIVIVARKGLGDVENPELIQHFGKLWKRLARSKPVPAVNTETVGVDSPDA